A portion of the Acidisoma sp. PAMC 29798 genome contains these proteins:
- a CDS encoding glutathione S-transferase family protein codes for MGYAQDGVWHTGWYDTKASGGRFMRTEAQFRNWITPDGAPGPSGIGGFAPEPGRYHLYVSLACPWAHRTLIIRALKGLEALIPVSVVNWIMLERGWTFDPAPGVVPDPLGAETMFDIYKRAEAGYSGRVTVPVLWDRAGGTIVNNESAEIIRIFNKAFDGAGARAGDYYPAALRPEIDTLNARIYDTVNNGVYKAGFATTQAAYEEAVRPLFETLDWLEARLATRDFLCGSRVTEADWRLFTTLLRFDPVYVGHFKCNLRRLIDYPNLWDYTRALFQAPGVAETVNFQHIKGHYYQSHPTINPTGVVPVGPVLDFAAPSRRVVPLG; via the coding sequence ATGGGATACGCGCAGGACGGCGTCTGGCACACCGGCTGGTACGACACCAAGGCGTCCGGCGGTCGTTTCATGCGAACGGAGGCGCAGTTTCGCAACTGGATCACGCCGGACGGCGCACCAGGGCCGAGCGGCATAGGTGGCTTCGCGCCCGAACCCGGTCGCTACCACCTCTACGTGTCGCTTGCCTGCCCTTGGGCGCATCGGACGCTGATTATCCGTGCTCTGAAGGGGCTGGAAGCGCTTATCCCGGTTTCGGTGGTGAACTGGATCATGCTGGAGCGTGGCTGGACCTTCGATCCCGCGCCCGGTGTCGTGCCCGATCCTCTCGGGGCGGAGACGATGTTCGATATCTATAAGCGCGCCGAAGCTGGGTATTCTGGCCGGGTGACGGTGCCCGTGTTGTGGGACCGCGCCGGCGGCACCATCGTCAATAACGAGAGCGCCGAGATCATCCGCATCTTCAACAAGGCCTTCGACGGCGCCGGCGCGCGTGCCGGCGATTATTATCCGGCGGCACTGCGGCCTGAGATCGACACGCTCAACGCGCGGATCTACGACACCGTCAATAACGGCGTCTACAAAGCCGGATTTGCGACCACGCAAGCGGCCTATGAGGAAGCGGTCAGGCCGCTGTTCGAGACGCTGGATTGGCTGGAGGCGCGTCTCGCCACACGGGACTTTTTGTGTGGTAGCCGCGTGACCGAGGCCGATTGGCGCTTGTTCACCACGCTGCTGCGCTTCGACCCCGTCTATGTCGGGCACTTCAAGTGCAACCTGCGTCGGCTGATCGACTATCCCAATCTGTGGGACTACACGCGCGCCCTATTCCAGGCGCCGGGCGTGGCCGAGACTGTGAACTTCCAGCACATCAAGGGCCATTATTATCAGAGCCATCCGACCATCAACCCGACCGGGGTCGTTCCGGTAGGTCCTGTGCTGGACTTCGCGGCACCCAGCCGTCGCGTGGTTCCCCTCGGCTGA
- the dprA gene encoding DNA-processing protein DprA, whose product MSLNPSDLARLRLARTEGVGPVTYRRLLARFGDPVAALEALPGLARAAGRAGQPVPSKSAIEDEVARTHRLGGTFLMSHMAAYPPLLALLPDAPPVLSLLGDARHLSAPSVGIVGGRNASLNGQRIAASLAAALVGHGMTVISGMARGVDGAAHEAVLEAGGVTVAAAAGGLDRPYPPQHEALQARIAATGAVVTEAAMGTEPQARHFPRRNRIIAGLCLGVVVVEAARHSGSLITARLALEGGREVFAVPGSPLDPRCHGSNDLIRQGAQLTETVEDILAHLPAGPDDFRRPETLADAPTHLAEAPAPAIGEAVEIREAVLQLLSPAPTSVDDLLRHCQFSSQAALLAALLDLELGGFIESMPGNRVALIAHRGG is encoded by the coding sequence ATGAGTCTCAACCCCTCCGATCTTGCCCGGCTGCGGCTGGCGCGAACGGAGGGGGTCGGCCCGGTCACCTATCGCCGCCTGCTCGCCCGCTTTGGCGATCCCGTCGCGGCGCTGGAGGCGCTGCCGGGCCTCGCGCGTGCCGCCGGCCGCGCGGGCCAGCCGGTGCCGAGCAAAAGCGCGATCGAGGATGAGGTCGCCCGCACCCACCGCCTGGGCGGCACCTTCCTGATGTCGCATATGGCCGCCTATCCGCCTCTGCTGGCCCTGCTGCCGGATGCGCCGCCAGTGCTCAGCCTGCTCGGCGACGCGCGCCACCTGTCGGCGCCGAGCGTCGGCATCGTCGGTGGCCGCAACGCCTCCCTCAACGGACAGCGCATCGCAGCGAGCCTCGCGGCCGCCCTGGTGGGTCATGGCATGACGGTCATCTCAGGCATGGCGCGTGGCGTGGACGGTGCGGCGCATGAGGCGGTGCTGGAGGCCGGCGGCGTGACGGTCGCGGCAGCCGCCGGCGGGCTCGACCGACCCTATCCACCCCAGCATGAGGCGCTTCAGGCGCGGATAGCCGCGACCGGCGCGGTGGTGACGGAAGCCGCGATGGGCACCGAACCGCAGGCGCGGCACTTCCCGCGCCGCAACCGCATCATCGCCGGCCTGTGTCTCGGCGTGGTGGTGGTGGAAGCCGCCCGCCATTCCGGCAGCCTGATCACGGCGCGGCTGGCCCTGGAAGGCGGCCGGGAGGTCTTCGCCGTACCCGGCTCGCCGCTCGATCCGCGCTGCCACGGCTCCAACGATCTCATCCGCCAAGGTGCCCAGCTCACGGAAACCGTGGAGGATATTCTGGCCCATCTGCCCGCCGGACCGGATGACTTCCGCCGCCCCGAAACCCTCGCGGACGCACCCACGCACCTCGCGGAGGCGCCCGCACCCGCGATTGGGGAGGCCGTCGAAATACGCGAGGCCGTGCTGCAACTGCTCAGCCCGGCCCCGACATCGGTTGACGATCTGCTTCGACACTGCCAGTTCAGTTCACAAGCCGCCTTATTGGCCGCCTTGCTGGACCTTGAACTCGGTGGCTTCATCGAGTCGATGCCCGGCAATCGTGTGGCTTTGATTGCGCATCGAGGCGGGTAG
- a CDS encoding dihydroorotase, translating into MDALVSTGLRDTLIAGARVIDPASSFDGVADVLIRGGLIADIGTGLAAEDAETIAADGAVLCPGLVDMRVELGEPGREYRETIASVARAAAAAGITTLVALPDSLPAIDDPALVRLLLARGEETGSVTILPYGAVTRGCAGEQLAELGLLHEAGAVGFTDAGRTIGPARMMRLALSYARGFGGLIIQHPEEPSLSEGGCATEGELATRMGLPAIPAAAEAIQVARDVALVRLTGGRIHFAHVSTAEAIELIRRAKAEGLAVTCDTAPPYFDLNEIAIGEFRTYAKLSPPLRTDADRRAVVAALVDGTIDAVASDHQPRDADDKRLPFAQASAGGAGLMTLLPITLAQFHGGAITLPRAIELLTAGPARVLGLTQGRMGKGSAADLCLFHPDRAWKIEAGRMPGKAQNTPFDGRAVEGRVLGTWKAGKRVFG; encoded by the coding sequence ATGGACGCGCTGGTCTCGACCGGGTTGCGGGATACGCTGATCGCCGGCGCACGGGTGATCGACCCCGCCAGCAGCTTCGACGGTGTTGCGGATGTACTGATTCGCGGCGGGCTGATCGCCGACATCGGCACGGGCCTCGCCGCTGAGGATGCAGAGACGATTGCGGCGGATGGCGCCGTGCTGTGTCCCGGCCTCGTGGATATGCGCGTCGAACTGGGTGAGCCAGGCCGCGAATACCGCGAAACCATCGCGTCGGTCGCGCGGGCCGCCGCCGCGGCCGGCATCACCACGCTGGTGGCCCTGCCGGACTCCCTGCCCGCCATCGACGATCCGGCCCTGGTGCGCCTGCTGCTGGCGCGCGGCGAGGAAACCGGCAGCGTCACCATTCTGCCGTACGGCGCCGTCACGCGCGGCTGCGCCGGCGAGCAGCTCGCCGAGCTTGGCCTGCTGCATGAGGCGGGTGCGGTCGGCTTCACCGATGCCGGTCGCACCATCGGCCCGGCGCGGATGATGCGCCTCGCTCTGTCCTATGCGCGGGGCTTCGGCGGCTTGATCATTCAGCACCCCGAGGAGCCAAGCCTGTCCGAAGGCGGCTGCGCGACCGAGGGCGAACTCGCGACGCGCATGGGCCTGCCCGCCATCCCGGCGGCGGCCGAAGCGATCCAGGTGGCGCGGGACGTGGCGCTGGTGCGCCTCACCGGCGGGCGCATCCACTTCGCCCATGTCTCGACCGCCGAGGCGATCGAGCTCATCCGCCGTGCCAAGGCCGAAGGGCTGGCCGTGACCTGTGACACCGCGCCCCCCTATTTCGATCTCAATGAAATCGCCATCGGGGAGTTCCGCACCTATGCGAAGCTCTCTCCGCCGCTGCGCACCGATGCCGATCGCCGCGCCGTGGTCGCGGCTTTGGTGGACGGCACGATCGATGCCGTAGCGTCGGACCATCAGCCGCGTGACGCGGACGACAAGCGGCTGCCCTTTGCCCAGGCCTCGGCCGGCGGCGCCGGGCTGATGACGCTGCTGCCGATCACCCTGGCGCAATTCCATGGCGGCGCCATCACCCTGCCCCGCGCCATAGAGCTGCTGACGGCGGGGCCGGCCCGCGTGCTCGGCCTGACGCAGGGCCGGATGGGCAAGGGCAGCGCTGCGGACCTTTGCCTATTCCACCCCGACCGCGCCTGGAAGATCGAAGCCGGGCGCATGCCGGGCAAGGCCCAGAACACGCCCTTCGATGGTCGCGCCGTCGAGGGCCGTGTTCTGGGCACCTGGAAGGCCGGCAAGCGGGTGTTCGGATGA
- a CDS encoding S41 family peptidase — protein sequence MRRSAVLVLVLLTCPVSAEAQTTWNPVMAGNVYAAAFAFMAPRTLTAIPMAKLTLWGLRGLTALDPAVGPTMSADGIALIDRNQVALSAPLPLAEDAARWGAVAAQLCSRATQVSPAIAEAGTTGVVTSFFDELFNHFDPYSRYIPPGTRADNEQPASVGFTLVVRRHGTMIATIDPNGPAAAAGLAVADQILAIDGQSTRGETADDLGMALDGAAGTVMTLEVLSHHRRAQTISVIRTAIVPETVFAARQGPMLVIQISAFQQTTAAHFRQTVMDELGKPPAPRGLVVDLRGNRGGLLDQAVSVADSLIDRGTIASTMGRNPAADQLWRASNGDLAGGLPLVVLVDGRTASAAEVLAAALADNNRGVVVGSATLGKGLVQSATSLPDGGDLLVTWARLLAPLGWPLQGLGVMPQICTSGSTDSVETALQSLADGQQPMGDAIRQSRSARPGIALNKVLEIRDACPAALGSSLDMQAAQFLLTTPPAYSAALVGTP from the coding sequence GTGAGGCGCAGCGCCGTCCTTGTCCTGGTGCTGCTCACCTGCCCGGTGAGTGCTGAAGCGCAGACCACCTGGAACCCGGTCATGGCCGGCAACGTCTATGCCGCCGCCTTCGCCTTCATGGCGCCACGCACTCTGACGGCCATTCCGATGGCGAAGCTGACGTTGTGGGGTTTGCGCGGCCTGACGGCGCTCGACCCCGCCGTCGGACCCACGATGAGCGCGGACGGCATCGCGCTGATCGACCGCAATCAGGTTGCGCTGTCAGCGCCGCTGCCGTTGGCGGAGGATGCCGCCCGCTGGGGCGCTGTCGCGGCGCAGCTCTGCAGTCGCGCGACGCAGGTGTCACCCGCCATCGCCGAGGCTGGAACTACCGGCGTGGTGACGAGTTTCTTCGACGAGTTGTTCAACCACTTCGACCCCTATTCCCGCTACATTCCGCCCGGCACGCGTGCCGATAACGAACAACCCGCGAGCGTCGGTTTCACGCTCGTTGTGCGCAGGCACGGCACAATGATCGCAACGATCGACCCGAACGGCCCCGCCGCTGCTGCGGGGCTTGCTGTGGCCGACCAGATCCTTGCCATCGACGGCCAATCGACCCGTGGCGAAACCGCCGATGATCTCGGCATGGCGCTCGACGGCGCGGCCGGCACCGTCATGACGTTGGAAGTTCTGTCTCACCATCGACGCGCGCAGACGATCTCGGTCATCAGAACCGCCATCGTTCCGGAAACCGTGTTTGCGGCCCGCCAAGGCCCCATGCTGGTCATCCAGATCTCCGCCTTTCAACAGACGACCGCCGCGCATTTCCGGCAAACCGTGATGGATGAGCTGGGTAAGCCACCTGCCCCACGCGGCCTTGTGGTGGATCTACGCGGCAATCGGGGCGGATTGCTCGATCAAGCAGTCTCGGTCGCGGACAGCCTGATCGATCGCGGCACGATCGCGAGCACGATGGGCCGCAATCCGGCGGCCGACCAACTCTGGCGCGCCTCAAACGGCGATCTTGCCGGCGGCCTGCCCTTGGTGGTGCTGGTGGATGGACGCACGGCGAGCGCGGCCGAAGTCTTGGCGGCGGCGCTGGCAGACAACAATCGCGGCGTCGTAGTTGGCAGCGCAACCTTGGGCAAAGGTCTGGTCCAAAGCGCGACCTCCCTCCCCGATGGCGGAGACTTACTCGTTACTTGGGCGCGTCTATTGGCGCCCCTGGGCTGGCCGCTGCAGGGGTTGGGCGTGATGCCGCAGATCTGCACGAGCGGCAGCACGGACAGCGTGGAGACCGCGCTGCAATCCCTGGCCGATGGGCAGCAGCCGATGGGCGACGCAATCCGGCAATCACGGTCCGCGCGACCGGGGATTGCGCTCAACAAGGTGCTCGAAATTCGCGATGCCTGTCCGGCGGCACTGGGGTCGTCACTCGATATGCAGGCAGCTCAGTTTCTGCTGACGACCCCACCGGCCTATTCCGCTGCTTTGGTTGGCACGCCTTAG
- the rnr gene encoding ribonuclease R, translating into MKTARKKPKAKPADLTPIAERPFPSREQIRDFLAGAEGRVGKREAMRAFGLGPEHRIAMRTTLKEMAQVGEAAPAGHKRFTAPGGPARGGSVKPGAMPEAVIVEITGIDTEGDAIGRLVDWRGQGPSPTIFMQPEARGQPALAPGARVLARIKPIGDPKTARKFEGRTLKRIEGTVGRVIGIFRSKGGVMRIEPTNKKIKAEWVVPAGEQGEAEDGDIVRAEPLPHSGLGLKPARIVERLGSSEGAAAVSLLVIASLDIPDTFPDDVLAEAAQARGVGPEGREDLRDIPLVTIDGADARDFDDAVFAVPEGDGYRLIVAIADVAHYVQTGSPLDRQARLRGNSVYFPDRVVPMLPEALSNGWCSLRPMEDRACLFTEMHIGSDGRKTSHRFGRGIMRSAARLTYEEVQEVHDTQRETPGLPLGDLFGAYQLLLDARRRRGTLDLDLPEWKVTLDSAGIITGVHKRPRLDSHRLIEEFMVLANIAAAEELERLRKPVVYRVHAPPSDIKLEGLRTYLHGMNISLPAGDQIHPRDLDAVLTQVAGTEEAPLVNDAVLRSQSQAAYSPENIGHFGLALTRYAHFTSPIRRYADLLVHRSLILGLGLGPDGLTVEDAARLEDTAEHITVTERRAAQAERDSTDRYLAAFMADKIGCIFDARISGVTRFGIFVTLSDTGASGMVPLSALPDDFWMHDEPTQSLSGKRTRIVFHLAQRVEVRLAEARPLTGGLLFQILQGSKPDDDRRASGGRQSRTARR; encoded by the coding sequence ATGAAAACGGCGCGCAAAAAACCCAAAGCAAAACCTGCTGACCTCACACCGATCGCTGAACGGCCCTTCCCGAGCCGAGAGCAGATCCGTGACTTTCTCGCCGGCGCCGAAGGCCGGGTCGGCAAGCGCGAGGCGATGCGCGCCTTCGGCTTGGGGCCGGAACATCGCATCGCGATGCGCACGACGCTGAAGGAGATGGCGCAGGTCGGCGAAGCCGCGCCCGCCGGCCATAAGCGCTTCACCGCACCTGGCGGCCCGGCGCGCGGCGGCTCCGTCAAGCCTGGTGCCATGCCCGAAGCGGTGATCGTCGAAATCACCGGTATCGATACCGAGGGCGATGCCATCGGCCGGCTGGTGGATTGGCGCGGCCAAGGCCCATCCCCCACCATCTTCATGCAACCCGAGGCGCGCGGCCAGCCCGCGCTGGCGCCCGGGGCGCGGGTGCTGGCGCGGATCAAGCCAATCGGCGATCCCAAGACGGCGCGCAAATTCGAAGGCCGCACCCTCAAACGCATTGAAGGCACCGTCGGCCGCGTCATCGGCATCTTCCGCAGCAAAGGCGGCGTGATGCGGATCGAACCCACGAACAAGAAGATCAAGGCCGAATGGGTCGTGCCGGCCGGCGAGCAAGGCGAGGCCGAAGACGGTGACATCGTCCGGGCCGAGCCCCTGCCCCATAGCGGCCTCGGCCTCAAACCGGCTCGCATCGTCGAGCGCCTTGGCTCCTCCGAAGGTGCAGCCGCTGTCAGCCTGCTGGTGATCGCCTCACTCGATATTCCCGATACCTTCCCCGACGATGTCCTGGCCGAAGCCGCCCAGGCGCGCGGCGTGGGACCCGAGGGACGCGAGGATCTGCGCGACATTCCCCTGGTGACAATCGACGGCGCCGATGCGCGGGACTTCGATGACGCCGTCTTCGCCGTGCCGGAGGGCGATGGCTATCGCCTGATCGTCGCCATCGCAGATGTCGCCCATTATGTGCAGACAGGCAGCCCGCTCGACCGTCAGGCGCGGCTGCGCGGCAATTCCGTCTATTTCCCCGATCGCGTCGTGCCGATGCTGCCCGAGGCGCTATCGAACGGCTGGTGCAGTCTGCGGCCGATGGAAGACCGCGCCTGCCTGTTCACCGAAATGCATATCGGCAGCGATGGCCGCAAAACCTCCCACCGGTTCGGCCGTGGCATCATGCGCAGTGCCGCCCGCCTCACGTATGAGGAGGTGCAGGAGGTGCATGACACGCAGCGCGAGACGCCGGGCCTGCCGTTGGGTGACCTTTTCGGAGCGTACCAGTTGCTGCTGGACGCGCGGCGCCGCCGTGGCACACTCGATCTCGACTTGCCGGAATGGAAAGTGACGCTGGATTCTGCCGGCATCATCACGGGTGTGCATAAGCGCCCGCGCCTCGACAGCCATCGGCTGATCGAGGAATTCATGGTGCTCGCGAACATCGCGGCCGCCGAGGAATTGGAGCGGCTGCGAAAACCTGTGGTTTATCGCGTGCATGCGCCCCCGTCGGACATCAAACTCGAAGGCCTTCGTACCTATCTGCATGGTATGAACATCAGCCTGCCCGCTGGCGACCAGATCCACCCGCGTGACCTTGATGCGGTGCTGACCCAGGTGGCTGGCACCGAGGAAGCGCCTTTGGTCAACGACGCGGTGTTGCGCAGCCAATCCCAGGCCGCCTATAGCCCCGAGAATATCGGCCATTTCGGCCTCGCGCTGACCCGCTACGCCCATTTCACCAGCCCCATTCGCCGCTATGCCGATCTGCTGGTGCATCGCTCGCTGATCCTGGGGCTCGGTCTCGGGCCGGACGGCTTGACCGTTGAGGATGCTGCGCGCCTCGAAGACACCGCCGAGCATATTACGGTCACCGAACGACGCGCCGCGCAGGCGGAGCGTGACTCGACGGACCGTTATCTCGCCGCCTTCATGGCCGACAAGATCGGCTGCATATTTGATGCGCGCATTTCCGGTGTGACGCGCTTCGGAATTTTTGTCACACTGAGTGACACTGGTGCGAGTGGAATGGTTCCGCTCTCCGCTCTGCCTGATGACTTCTGGATGCATGACGAGCCGACGCAGAGTCTGAGCGGAAAACGCACGCGGATCGTCTTTCATCTGGCCCAGCGGGTCGAGGTTCGGCTCGCCGAGGCGCGGCCTTTGACCGGCGGCCTTCTGTTCCAAATCCTCCAAGGGTCAAAGCCTGACGATGACCGGCGCGCGAGCGGCGGCCGACAATCCCGCACGGCCCGACGGTGA
- the plsY gene encoding glycerol-3-phosphate 1-O-acyltransferase PlsY, whose protein sequence is MSHFPIAAVILGYLLGSIPFGLIVTRLGGAGDIRKVGSGNIGATNVLRTGRKGLAAATLLLDGGKGAVAVLLAANIALLHTVPTAGLWAGGFAVIGHMFPVWLRFRGGKGVATGIGVALAACWPAGALMCVIWLLGAKLTRISSASALLAFILSPILAWIFGGPAHAILALIVAILVLARHHANIRRLLAGTEPRIGAT, encoded by the coding sequence ATGAGCCATTTCCCGATCGCCGCCGTCATTCTCGGCTATCTGCTCGGGAGCATTCCCTTCGGGTTGATCGTCACGCGCCTCGGCGGCGCGGGCGATATCCGCAAGGTCGGCTCGGGCAATATCGGCGCCACCAATGTGTTGCGCACCGGCCGCAAGGGCCTCGCGGCGGCGACCTTGCTGCTGGATGGCGGCAAGGGTGCCGTTGCGGTTCTGCTGGCGGCCAATATCGCCCTCCTGCACACCGTGCCCACCGCCGGCCTATGGGCGGGCGGCTTTGCCGTGATCGGCCATATGTTCCCCGTGTGGCTGCGCTTTCGCGGCGGCAAGGGGGTCGCGACCGGCATCGGCGTGGCGCTCGCCGCCTGCTGGCCGGCGGGCGCGCTGATGTGCGTGATCTGGCTGCTGGGCGCGAAGCTCACCCGCATCTCCTCCGCCTCCGCCCTGCTCGCCTTTATCCTGTCGCCCATCCTCGCCTGGATCTTCGGCGGCCCGGCCCATGCCATCTTGGCGCTGATCGTCGCTATCCTCGTCCTGGCGCGGCACCACGCCAATATCCGCCGCCTGCTCGCTGGCACCGAACCGCGCATCGGCGCGACATGA
- the topA gene encoding type I DNA topoisomerase: MSDVVVVESPAKAKTINKYLGGGYTVLASFGHVRDLPPKDGSVRPDDNFAMDWESDERGSRQVSAIAKALKSGSTLYLATDPDREGEAISWHVRAMLEDRKALKGVTVHRVTFNEITRSAVTTAMKKPRILDQPLIEAYLARRALDYLVGFTLSPVLWRKLPGSRSAGRVQSVALRLVCEREAEIEAFRAREYWSIEAMMATPAGAPFNARLTHLQGKKLEQFDLPNEAAAKAAEAAVEAGDFSVSAIERKRVRRNPNPPFTTSTLQQEASRKLGFGAQQTMRVAQQLYEGMEIGGETVGLITYMRTDGVQMAREAVHAIRDHVKDAFGGNYLPAAPREYSTKAKNAQEAHEAIRPTDVSRVPDSVMRLLSPDQARLYELIWKRAVASQMSQAEFDQVSVDMADPTTPAGQKTTLRANGSLLAFDGFLKLYREDRDDQADDDDEARVLPAMSEGDPLSRRGVKASQHFTQPPPRFTEASLVKRMEELGIGRPSTYASTLSVLRDRNYVRLDAKRLVPEDRGRLVTAFLTSFFKRYVDPGFTASLEEKLDEISDGKADWRAVMRAFWHDFSEAVDGTKDLKISDVINALDDDLGAHFFPPKADGADPRLCPACQTGRLGLKLGRHGSFIGCSNYPACQYTRRLAVTGEDGEETLKEGMRALGRHPDTGEEITVRRGPYGLYVQQGEPPPPSDDKKAKKEKPKRMSLPRGVDGETIELTQALGLLTLPRLIARHPESGEPMEAGIGRFGPYIRMGSVYASLDKDDDVLSVGVNRAVDLLAKKLAGVRTLGTHPKDGDTVMVKKGRFGPYVQHGKTVANLPRGVMLEDITLDEGVTLLAEKGKELKPRPGTKGKAKKAPAKKAAAPKEAKPAKEKAPAKAKAEAPAKAPVKKAVAKKPPAKKKAAAKPVKKPAAKTPRREAAD; this comes from the coding sequence ATGTCGGACGTCGTCGTCGTCGAATCCCCTGCCAAAGCGAAGACCATCAACAAGTATCTTGGCGGCGGATATACCGTCCTCGCCAGCTTCGGGCATGTCCGCGACCTGCCGCCCAAGGATGGCAGCGTTCGGCCCGATGACAATTTCGCCATGGACTGGGAGTCAGACGAGCGCGGTAGCCGCCAGGTCTCGGCCATCGCCAAGGCCCTGAAGAGCGGCAGCACCCTGTATCTCGCCACCGATCCGGATCGCGAGGGCGAAGCCATCTCCTGGCATGTCCGGGCGATGCTGGAGGATCGCAAGGCACTCAAGGGCGTCACGGTCCATCGCGTGACTTTCAACGAAATCACCCGCAGCGCCGTGACCACGGCGATGAAGAAGCCGCGCATCCTGGATCAGCCGCTGATCGAGGCCTATCTGGCCCGCCGCGCACTGGACTATCTGGTAGGCTTCACCCTTTCTCCCGTGCTGTGGCGCAAGCTGCCCGGCAGCCGCAGCGCCGGGCGCGTGCAATCCGTCGCGCTCCGCCTAGTTTGTGAGCGCGAAGCCGAGATCGAGGCCTTCCGGGCGCGGGAATATTGGTCGATCGAAGCGATGATGGCGACGCCGGCCGGCGCGCCCTTCAACGCCCGCCTGACCCATCTTCAGGGCAAGAAGCTCGAACAATTCGATCTGCCGAACGAAGCCGCCGCCAAGGCCGCCGAGGCGGCCGTCGAGGCCGGTGATTTCTCGGTCAGTGCGATCGAGCGCAAGCGCGTTCGCCGTAACCCGAACCCGCCCTTCACCACCTCGACCTTGCAGCAGGAAGCCAGCCGCAAACTCGGCTTCGGGGCGCAGCAGACCATGCGCGTCGCCCAGCAGCTGTATGAGGGTATGGAGATCGGCGGGGAGACCGTCGGTCTCATTACCTATATGCGCACCGACGGCGTGCAGATGGCGCGGGAAGCCGTGCATGCCATTCGTGACCATGTGAAGGACGCTTTCGGCGGCAATTACCTGCCCGCCGCGCCGCGCGAATACAGCACCAAGGCGAAGAATGCGCAGGAAGCCCATGAGGCGATCCGCCCGACCGATGTCAGCCGCGTGCCCGATTCGGTCATGCGTTTGCTCAGCCCCGATCAGGCGCGGCTGTATGAGTTGATCTGGAAGCGGGCCGTCGCGTCCCAGATGAGCCAGGCCGAGTTCGATCAGGTCAGCGTCGATATGGCCGATCCCACCACGCCTGCGGGCCAAAAGACCACCCTGCGGGCCAATGGCTCCTTGCTCGCCTTCGACGGCTTCCTGAAGCTGTATCGCGAAGATCGCGACGATCAGGCGGATGACGATGATGAGGCGCGCGTGCTGCCGGCTATGTCGGAAGGCGATCCCCTCAGCCGACGTGGCGTCAAGGCCAGCCAGCATTTCACCCAGCCGCCGCCGCGCTTCACCGAGGCATCGCTGGTCAAGCGGATGGAAGAACTCGGCATCGGTCGGCCGTCTACCTATGCCTCCACCCTCTCGGTGCTACGCGACCGCAACTATGTGCGCCTCGATGCCAAGCGCCTGGTGCCGGAGGATCGCGGCCGGTTGGTGACCGCCTTCCTCACCAGCTTCTTCAAGCGCTACGTGGACCCCGGATTCACCGCCTCCCTGGAAGAAAAGCTCGACGAGATTTCGGACGGAAAGGCCGATTGGCGCGCCGTGATGCGTGCCTTCTGGCACGATTTCTCGGAAGCCGTGGACGGCACCAAGGACCTCAAGATCTCGGACGTCATCAACGCCCTTGATGACGATCTCGGGGCCCATTTCTTCCCGCCGAAGGCGGATGGCGCCGATCCGCGCCTTTGCCCGGCCTGCCAAACCGGTCGCCTCGGCCTCAAGCTCGGCCGCCATGGCAGCTTCATCGGCTGCTCCAACTATCCCGCCTGCCAGTACACCCGCCGCCTCGCCGTCACGGGGGAGGACGGTGAGGAGACGCTGAAGGAAGGGATGCGCGCCCTCGGCCGCCATCCCGATACCGGCGAGGAGATCACGGTCCGCCGTGGCCCCTACGGCCTCTACGTCCAGCAGGGCGAACCGCCACCGCCGTCGGACGACAAGAAGGCCAAGAAGGAAAAGCCCAAGCGCATGTCGCTGCCCCGCGGCGTGGACGGCGAGACGATCGAGCTGACCCAGGCCCTCGGCCTGCTGACGCTGCCGCGCCTGATTGCGCGCCACCCGGAAAGCGGCGAGCCGATGGAAGCCGGTATCGGGCGCTTCGGCCCCTATATCCGCATGGGCTCGGTCTATGCCTCGCTCGACAAGGACGACGATGTGCTGAGCGTCGGCGTCAATCGCGCCGTCGATCTGCTGGCCAAGAAGCTGGCCGGCGTGCGCACGCTCGGCACCCATCCCAAGGACGGCGATACCGTCATGGTCAAGAAGGGTCGGTTCGGCCCTTATGTGCAGCACGGCAAGACGGTCGCGAACCTGCCGCGCGGCGTGATGCTGGAAGACATCACGCTGGACGAAGGCGTGACCTTGCTCGCCGAGAAGGGCAAGGAGTTGAAGCCGCGTCCGGGCACCAAGGGTAAGGCCAAGAAAGCGCCAGCGAAGAAAGCGGCCGCGCCGAAGGAGGCTAAGCCCGCCAAGGAAAAGGCGCCCGCTAAAGCCAAAGCTGAGGCTCCCGCTAAGGCCCCAGTGAAGAAGGCTGTCGCAAAAAAGCCGCCCGCGAAGAAGAAAGCGGCTGCCAAGCCGGTGAAGAAGCCCGCAGCCAAGACGCCGCGCCGCGAAGCGGCCGACTAG